The Mesorhizobium sp. CAU 1732 genome includes a region encoding these proteins:
- a CDS encoding helix-turn-helix domain-containing protein, whose product MAAFGLHEVLGDTGTNDEALSRPLHPALVAYHRRPFRSSTGLRVTPEGDLTGDCADVVIVCDIHLNRGETPEGRWRDEIAWVRRHIDHGAVVCATCSGSVLLAEAGLLDGAEAASHWSMADLFRDRYPSVRFRPERILCDSGRGGRLITTGGASSWQDLALYLIGRFCGAEEAARVARLFLLGDRGYGQLPFASMARPRQHSDAVISKIQAWLVDNYATTNPVSVMVGRSGLSERSFKRRFSAATGYTPVEYVQALRIEEAKQMLETENLAIEDVSAAVGYEDPTFFRKLFKRRTGVTPAQYRQHNRIRGLSA is encoded by the coding sequence ATGGCGGCCTTCGGCCTGCACGAGGTTCTCGGCGATACAGGGACAAATGACGAGGCGCTGTCCCGGCCGCTTCATCCGGCGTTGGTGGCGTACCATCGCCGACCATTCCGATCCAGCACCGGGTTGCGCGTGACGCCCGAAGGGGACCTGACCGGCGACTGTGCCGACGTCGTCATCGTCTGCGACATTCACCTGAACCGCGGCGAGACGCCTGAAGGACGATGGCGCGACGAGATCGCATGGGTACGCCGTCACATTGACCATGGAGCCGTGGTTTGCGCGACCTGCAGCGGTTCCGTGCTGCTTGCCGAAGCCGGCCTGCTGGATGGCGCCGAGGCCGCGTCGCACTGGTCCATGGCCGACCTGTTCCGCGACCGCTATCCAAGCGTCAGGTTCAGGCCGGAGCGGATCTTGTGCGACAGCGGCCGCGGTGGCCGGTTGATCACCACAGGCGGCGCGTCTTCGTGGCAGGATCTCGCGCTCTATCTGATCGGACGCTTCTGTGGTGCGGAGGAAGCGGCTCGCGTCGCACGCCTTTTCCTGCTCGGCGACCGCGGTTATGGTCAGTTACCGTTCGCTTCCATGGCGCGCCCGCGCCAGCATAGCGATGCCGTCATCTCGAAGATCCAGGCGTGGCTGGTCGATAACTACGCAACGACCAATCCGGTTTCCGTGATGGTCGGCCGGTCCGGTCTGTCGGAGCGCAGCTTCAAGCGTCGTTTCTCCGCAGCCACGGGGTATACGCCCGTCGAATATGTCCAGGCGCTGAGGATCGAGGAAGCCAAGCAGATGCTCGAGACAGAGAACTTGGCCATAGAGGACGTCTCCGCCGCGGTCGGTTATGAAGATCCGACATTCTTCCGCAAGCTGTTCAAGCGCCGCACGGGCGTAACGCCGGCGC